One region of Oryza glaberrima chromosome 7, OglaRS2, whole genome shotgun sequence genomic DNA includes:
- the LOC127779963 gene encoding uncharacterized protein LOC127779963: MDDDDDEVAAGEAGPAPAAAATGGHADRVFRALALASLYILFRRWRAGGAGLAERPSPAEIAAAVALCASVAWLYALPAFGIRRSSEISTRRWHQD; the protein is encoded by the coding sequence atggacgacgacgacgacgaggtcgccgccggcgaggctggacctgcgccggcggcggcggcgacgggaggccACGCCGACCGCGTATTCCGGGCCCTCGCGCTCGCCTCCCTCTACATCCTCttccggcggtggcgcgccggTGGGGCCGGCCTCGCGGagcggccgtcgccggccgagatcgcggcggccgtggcgctgTGCGCCTCCGTGGCGTGGCTCTACGCGCTCCCCGCCTTCGGGATCCGCCGGAGCAGCGAGATCTCCACCCGGCGGTGGCACCAAGATTAG